From one Suicoccus acidiformans genomic stretch:
- a CDS encoding DUF1934 domain-containing protein translates to MERKQVRVIVEQTINYIDQDLQESFKVDIIGEYLSLRSFRKVNYHDNEGLPIEVKWQVHPTAETYLVDIKQPAYDLRFNPVSITQSQYQTPAGLWLLDVETKAIEILEEASKQEINIYYQISLGSETLADYHFRLLLLD, encoded by the coding sequence GTGGAACGTAAGCAAGTGAGGGTCATTGTGGAGCAAACAATAAACTATATCGATCAGGATTTACAGGAGTCTTTTAAAGTCGATATCATTGGTGAGTATCTCTCTTTAAGAAGTTTCCGCAAGGTAAACTATCACGATAATGAAGGGCTGCCGATAGAAGTCAAATGGCAAGTACATCCGACAGCGGAGACTTATTTAGTTGATATTAAGCAACCTGCCTATGATTTACGCTTCAACCCTGTCTCAATTACGCAAAGCCAATATCAAACGCCTGCCGGACTTTGGTTATTGGATGTTGAAACAAAAGCGATTGAAATACTTGAGGAAGCAAGTAAGCAAGAAATCAATATTTATTATCAAATATCCTTAGGTTCAGAAACACTTGCAGATTATCATTTTCGATTGCTTTTACTGGATTAA
- the rpoE gene encoding DNA-directed RNA polymerase subunit delta has product MELKTFVGENIDELSMIEVAFAILEESGEVYEFNDLLATIQDYLNMSEAELEARMARFYTDLNIDGRFISLGENRWGLRAWYAIDSIDEEIINSIDDDDLPRRRRRKKTRKLNAFDEDMIDYNEDDPEDIDDIYDEDYDEDDEEDEDEGLDGLDVVDMDDMNDEDDSADEELTVYASDLDELGEDEVSLDDDLEFSDDDDEESDEDEEEDEEEDL; this is encoded by the coding sequence ATGGAGTTGAAGACATTCGTTGGCGAGAACATTGATGAACTTTCGATGATTGAAGTCGCCTTTGCGATTTTAGAAGAATCAGGAGAAGTATACGAGTTCAATGACTTACTAGCCACAATTCAAGATTATTTAAATATGAGTGAAGCAGAGCTTGAAGCGAGAATGGCTCGTTTCTATACAGATTTAAATATTGACGGTCGCTTTATCTCTCTGGGAGAAAATCGTTGGGGTTTACGAGCTTGGTATGCGATTGATTCAATTGATGAAGAAATTATTAACTCAATTGATGATGATGATTTACCACGTCGTCGCCGTCGTAAGAAGACTCGCAAGCTAAATGCTTTTGATGAAGATATGATTGATTACAATGAAGACGACCCAGAAGATATTGATGATATCTACGATGAAGATTACGACGAAGATGATGAAGAGGACGAAGATGAAGGTCTAGACGGCTTGGACGTTGTCGATATGGATGATATGAATGACGAGGACGATTCAGCGGATGAAGAGTTAACTGTCTATGCGTCTGATTTGGATGAATTAGGCGAAGATGAAGTATCCTTGGATGATGATCTTGAATTCTCAGATGATGACGATGAGGAGTCTGATGAGGATGAGGAAGAAGACGAGGAAGAAGATTTATAA